CTGCTGGCCGCCGGTTTCGGTGCCCTGCTGACCGGCAACCTTTCGGCCGAGGCGATGGCGTCGTGGGGCTGGCGCGTGCCGTTCTTCTTCGGTCTGCTGATCGGCCCGGTGGCCTACTACATTCGCCGTCGTCTGGACGAAACGCCCGAATTCCTCGACATCGAGCCCACGCAAAGCCCGTTGCGCGACACGTTCGCCAGTCAGAAGGAGCGCCTGCTGCTCGCCATCGGGGTGGTCGTGATGGCCACCGTCGCCACCTATCTCGTGCTTTACATGCCGACGTATGCCGTCAAGCAACTGGGCCTGCCGTCCTCGGCCGCATTCTCGGCCGTGCTGCTCACGGGGGTCGTGCAGTTGATCGTCGCGCCCATCGTCGGCCACTGGTCCGACACGCATGGCCGCATCAAACCGATGCTCACAGCCGCCGTGGCGCTGCTGGTACTGGTCTACCCGATGTTCCGCTTCCTCGATGCGAATCCGACATTCGGCTCGTTGATGGTGTTCCAGATCGTGCTGGGCCTGCTGATGACGACGTACTTCGGCGCGCTGCCCGCGTTGCTGACCGAACTGTTTCCGGTGCAGGTGCGCACGACCGGCCTCTCGCTCGGTTACAACGTCGCGGCGACCGTGTTCGGCGGCTTCGCACCGTTTATCATCACGTGGTTGATCGGTGCAACAGGCAACAAGCTTGCCCCGAGTTTCTACCTTATCTTCGCAGCGATCATCAGCATTGCCGCGCTGCTGCGCAGCCGCAAGCTCGGCCTGCGCTGAAATCGACAGATCGGAGATATGGGGGCATGACGCACGCGAATCCTGGCCGCGCGCCATGCCCGGCGCCCGAAGCGCCGCCTTTCATTCCTACGGAGACATAGTCCAAGTGACGCAATCGCCCCCCGACCTGCACGCCGAGACCATCGACGCGCAACCCGTTCCGACGAAGGACGCCATCGCTGCGCTGCACGAGACGCTCAAGCGTTACGCACGCAGGACGCCGGTCTTCACACGCAACGATTTTCCGACGCTCGGCAACACCGAGGTGACGTTCAAGTACGAACTGTTGCAGGCTTCGGGGACCTTCAAGGCACGAGGCGCCTTCTCGAATCTGCTCTCGCTCGACGACGCACAACGCAAGGCCGGTGTGACTTGCGTGTCCGCCGGCAACCACGCGGTTGCCGTCGCCTACGCGGCGCAGGCAATGGGCGTCGCCGCGAAAACCGTGATGCTCAAGACCGCAAGTCCCGCGCGCTCCTCGCTGTGCCGCGAGTACGGCGCCGACCTGATTCTGGCGGAGAACGTGCATGAGGCGTTCGAGATCGTCAACCGTGTGGAACAGGAAGAAGGCCGCTACTTCGTGCATCCGTTCAACGGCTATCGCACGATTCTGGGCACGGCCACGCTCGGCTACGAGTGGATCGAACAGGCCCCCGATCTCGACGCGGTCATTGTCCCCATTGGCGGCGGCGGTCTGATCGCCGGGGTCGCCACGGCGATCAAGCTGTTCGCCCCGCACGTGAAGGTGTACGGCGTCGAGCCGGCAGGCGCGGACGCGATGGCGCAGAGCTTTGCAAAGGGCGGCCCGATAAAGATGGGGCCGATGTCGGGCATCGCCGACAGCCTGATGGCCCCGCACACCGAGTTGTACGGCTACACACTGTGCCGTCGCCATATCGATGAACTCGTCACTGTCACCGACGACCAGATGCGCGCAGGCATGCTCACGCTATTCCGTGAGTTGAAGCTCGCCGTCGAGCCCGCCTGCGCGGCGGCCACCGCTGCGCTCATGGGGCCGCTGCGCGACAAGCTCATGGGCAAGCGCGTGGGCGCGCTGCTGTGCGGCACGAACACCGACACGGCCACGTTCAATCGTCACATCGAAGCTGCGCTCGCGGCCGAGGCGAACGGCTGAGGCGCGTACGGGCCGCATGGCACCCGCAGTACCCCACGCGGCCCGACGGCCGCGTCTTCGCTGGCGACTCGTGATTCACGAATGCGCCCTCACACGACCCCACGACCGCACGACATGTTCAAGGATTTCGTATGTCCCCCTCCGCTGCGTCTCCCTCCGTCCTCCTGCTCGATGCCGCCCAGATCGCAGCGCTGATGCCGGTCGGCGACGCGATTCCGGTCATGTCCGACATGTTCGGCGCGCTCGCACGCGAGCAGATCCACCTGCCGCTGCGTCAGATCATTCGCCCGCCCGACGCTCTCGGCGCAAAAGGCATGCTCGGCATGATGCCCGCCTTCCTCGCCGGCGCGGCCGGTGGTGTGTCCGTCTACGGCGCGAAGGTCGGCACGTTTTTCCCCGGCAACAGCGCACTGGGCAAAGACCCGCATCAGGGCTGCGTGTTGTTGATGAGCGGCGAGACGGGGGAGCTTCTCGCTGTCATGAACGCGGCGCAGATTACCGGCATTCGCACTGCGGCCGTGACGGGACTGGCGACGCGTCTGCTCGCCCGTCACGATGCCACGCGCCTCGCGTTGATCGGCGCGGGCCATCAGGCGCACTGGCATCTCGCGGCGCTGGCCGCGGTGCGCCCGCTGCAACATGTGCGTGTGGCAAGCCGCTCGCTGGCGACGGCACAGGCGTTCGTCGACAGGGAACAGCCTCGCTACGGATGCCGCCTCGAAGCCGTGACAAGCGTTGAAGCCGCCGTGCGCGACGCCGACGTGGTGGTGACGGTGACGAACTCGGCGGACCCGGTTCTCAAGGCGGAATGGATCGCGCCGGGCACCCATGTGAATCTGGTCGGCAGCAGCACGCCACGCCACCGCGAGGCGGACACGACGCTGATGGCGCAAGCGCAACTGTTCGTCGACCGGCGCGAATCGACCGTCAACGAATCGGGCGACTATCTGGCGGCCGCCGCCGAAGGCCGTATCGGCCCCGAGGACCTGCTTGCGGAACTCGGCGAACTCGTCATCCGTTCGCATCCGGGCCGCACCGACGCCGAGTCCGTCACCCTGTTCAAATCGCTCGGCATGGGCGCACAGGACGTGGCGCTCGCCGCAGCGCTATATCGGCGCGCGCAGCACGCCGGTACTGGGGTGCGCGCCGCCCTGTGACCCGCCCGGATGGCGGGCGGCGCCCCTTGACCAGTGCGATCGATCAATGTCCGAATCGGTCCGGTTCTGGTCGTCGAATGGGCTGTCGGGGCCGGGTTCGTGCTTGTAAGATGTCACCATCGTCACCCCACCCCACGGAGCCACTTTCATGTCACAGAACACGCCCTCCCAAACGTCGCGCACTGCCCTGCTCGTCATCGACGCTCAGGAATCGTTCCGTAAGCGTCCGTACTGGCGCGAGGACGACCTTTCCGTGTACTTCGAGCGCCAGCAGGCGCTGATCGACGGTGCAGTTGCGCGCGGCGTGCCGATCGTGCAGATCTTTCACATCGCCTCCGGCGCGTTCTCGCGCGACTCGGGCTTCGTACGCACGCTCGAAGAACTGCGCATCACCCCCGATTTCACGGTGGACAAGGTCAAGCACAGCGCTC
This is a stretch of genomic DNA from Pandoraea faecigallinarum. It encodes these proteins:
- a CDS encoding cysteine hydrolase family protein codes for the protein MSQNTPSQTSRTALLVIDAQESFRKRPYWREDDLSVYFERQQALIDGAVARGVPIVQIFHIASGAFSRDSGFVRTLEELRITPDFTVDKVKHSALAGSTLGAWLVEHGITRLIVSGIRTEQCCETTARAASDAGYAVDFVTEATLTFPMQHPRTGRELSSAELKERTETVLVGRFARIVTVEEALAAV
- a CDS encoding MFS transporter, producing the protein MSASAAPNATAPAARTSPHAWRVIVSASIGNALEWFDLVVYGFFAVTIAKLFFPTGNDTVSLLLTLGTFGVSFFMRPLGAIVIGAYADRAGRKAALTLSILLMMVGTLLIAIMPTYSAIGVLAPVGIVIARMVQGFSAGGEFGSATAFLAEHAPQRRGFFSSWQVASQGLTTLLAAGFGALLTGNLSAEAMASWGWRVPFFFGLLIGPVAYYIRRRLDETPEFLDIEPTQSPLRDTFASQKERLLLAIGVVVMATVATYLVLYMPTYAVKQLGLPSSAAFSAVLLTGVVQLIVAPIVGHWSDTHGRIKPMLTAAVALLVLVYPMFRFLDANPTFGSLMVFQIVLGLLMTTYFGALPALLTELFPVQVRTTGLSLGYNVAATVFGGFAPFIITWLIGATGNKLAPSFYLIFAAIISIAALLRSRKLGLR
- a CDS encoding ornithine cyclodeaminase family protein, producing MSPSAASPSVLLLDAAQIAALMPVGDAIPVMSDMFGALAREQIHLPLRQIIRPPDALGAKGMLGMMPAFLAGAAGGVSVYGAKVGTFFPGNSALGKDPHQGCVLLMSGETGELLAVMNAAQITGIRTAAVTGLATRLLARHDATRLALIGAGHQAHWHLAALAAVRPLQHVRVASRSLATAQAFVDREQPRYGCRLEAVTSVEAAVRDADVVVTVTNSADPVLKAEWIAPGTHVNLVGSSTPRHREADTTLMAQAQLFVDRRESTVNESGDYLAAAAEGRIGPEDLLAELGELVIRSHPGRTDAESVTLFKSLGMGAQDVALAAALYRRAQHAGTGVRAAL
- a CDS encoding threonine/serine dehydratase encodes the protein MTQSPPDLHAETIDAQPVPTKDAIAALHETLKRYARRTPVFTRNDFPTLGNTEVTFKYELLQASGTFKARGAFSNLLSLDDAQRKAGVTCVSAGNHAVAVAYAAQAMGVAAKTVMLKTASPARSSLCREYGADLILAENVHEAFEIVNRVEQEEGRYFVHPFNGYRTILGTATLGYEWIEQAPDLDAVIVPIGGGGLIAGVATAIKLFAPHVKVYGVEPAGADAMAQSFAKGGPIKMGPMSGIADSLMAPHTELYGYTLCRRHIDELVTVTDDQMRAGMLTLFRELKLAVEPACAAATAALMGPLRDKLMGKRVGALLCGTNTDTATFNRHIEAALAAEANG